A window of the Dyadobacter pollutisoli genome harbors these coding sequences:
- a CDS encoding NAD(P)H-binding protein — protein MLRPDWFTTGDEIEYVLTQKGEPESGGAISRKSIAAFVAEIVANPTLHQNENPGISKPE, from the coding sequence ATCCTAAGACCCGATTGGTTTACCACTGGTGATGAAATCGAATATGTACTAACCCAAAAAGGCGAACCTGAATCAGGTGGCGCAATTTCACGAAAAAGTATTGCTGCATTTGTGGCAGAGATTGTGGCGAATCCTACGTTACATCAAAACGAAAACCCGGGAATCAGCAAGCCGGAATAA